In Lactiplantibacillus pentosus, the sequence CACCTAGTGACAGTGTGACGACAATCAGCGCCACCATGCTCATCATGCTGACAATACCGCCCCGTGAAAGTAAGGTGTCGACACTCGTGTTCCCTGTTTTGGAAACGAAACCAGTGTTGATAATGGCTGTCAACTTCTTCATCGACATGCCAGGTTGTTCAAATAAAATGAGTCCCGCTGAGACGAAGATGTTCAGTAGCATGGTTGGAATGGCTGGCATTTTGAAGCCTGCACAGACGAACACTAAGACGATTGGTAATAAGGCTAAGGCTGAAATGCTGAAATGGCCGTTTAACACGGCGACCGTTTGATTGATTTTGGCCAAACTCGTTCCGGTATTGCTATGGCCTAACATGGCAAACAACCCTAATGAAATCAAGCCTGCGGGTAACGTACTCCATAAAAGATGCTTGATGTGTGTGAATAAGTCGGTGTCGACCACGGCTGAAGCCAGGTTATTCGTTTCTGATAACGGTGAAAGCTTATCACCAAAGATACCACCACTAATGATGGCCCCGGCAACTAAAGCCGGGTTCAAATTCATGGTCACACCCATCCCGAAGAAGGCGATGCCGACTGTCGAGGTAACTGTAAATGCACTGCCGACCGCCGCACCGACTAGGGTACAAACGATGAACACTGATGGCAGAAACCATTGAATATTAATAATTTTGAACCCAATCACCATCAACGTCGGAATCGTTCCCGCTGCGATCCAGGTGGAAATCATGGCACCAATCAAAATAAAGATAAAAATTGGCACGATTCCTTTATCGATACCTTCCTTGATGCCGGCATTCACGGCTGACCAAGGAAAGCCCCGCAACATTGCCCAGGCCGTGACGACGCCCATCGCCAATAGGACTGGGACTTGGGGTGAAAGTCCCCAGCCAATCACTCCGGCGCTCATAATGCCGAGGACAACTAATAAGACAATCACAGCTTCTAAGGTGCTAATTTGTGGTTCTGTCGTTTTATTCATAATTCAAGACTCCTTTGATTGCAATTTCAGTGACAAGCGATGTTAGTCATCAAAATTTCAATATCGTGCAATCCCACCACAGCGTTGATTAGTCATTATCCTCATCCTCTTCATTAAAAAAATCGTCCCCATTGTTCAATAGAACAACAGGGACGATTAGACTAGTCGCGGTACCACCCAGGTTGCGGATTACAAACACTTAATCCACCACTCACTAGAAGATAACGGTTCTAGTTATTATCCGTTCGTTCGAAACTCGGTTACCGTATTTCAAACATAGCTGCTGACCGGTTCGCAGCATCCACCGGCTTCCTGACACCCACAACTATGGCTACTTAATGTAACGTTTAACGTACTGTTATTAACTTACGGTTAACAATACCACCATTCATTTTAACCGTCAAGCAATCTTTTAATTTATTTTTAATCTGAATGATCCACTTTTATCACCTATCACTCCCGAGCGACTGCCCGTAAGCGTGCTTGATGGACCGTCGTGACCGTTCCGAATAGCAACGTCCAAACGATCGCCCCGACTGCCCCGATAATGTCGGCCTGAATGAAGAATAGACTTGCAAAAATCAGGACGAAAAAGGCAATCGTCAGTGGGCTGGTAATCCGGTACGCCGGCATTTTGAAGCCATCTTCCAGGTAATCATTAGATAGTCGGTACTTCCGATGCGCGACCATCGCTAACGTGTAGACGATCAGGTACATGTCACTAGAAATCCCAGTAACGATCGTAAAGACGGCCGTGGTCGCCGCACTCAAACTCATCACCGGCGTGACTAAGACCAATACGGCGGATAAAACGATGGCTGCGGCTGGTACACCACTTTTTGAAATCGTCCCGAACCACTGCCGCATCCGGCTAGTCGCTGGCATTTCAGTGGCAAGCTGGTAGAAATGACGCCCGGCTGAAAATAGACAACTATTTAGCGATGAGGCCGCCGAAGTCAACACAACAAAATTAATAATAGCCGCCGCAGCCGGATAACCAGCTAACTTGAAGACTTGGACAAATGGACTACTGTCTGGGGATAAAGAAGTCCATGGGATGATTCCCATGATGACGATCAACGCACCGATGTAAAATAATAAGATTCGCAATAACGTTTCATTGACCGCTTTTTTAATCACACGATGCGGATTCTTGGCTTCACCAATCGTAATGCTGACAAATTCGATTCCTTGAAAGGCGAAGAAGACCATCGGAAAGGCTGAAATGAAATTAGCCATGCCGTGTGGGAATAGCTGATAATTATGAAATAAATTGCCAATCGAGGCTTGGCCTAATGGCGTTGGGTGATGGCCGACCATCATGAAGATCCCAGTGACGATCAACGCCACGATGGCAACGATTTTGATCATCGCAAACCAGAACTCCGCTTCTCCGAATAGCCGTGCTGCAGTCAAATTGACAGCTGCCAGAATAAGTAAAAAGCTGATTTCAATCAGCCACGCCGGGACGTTGGGCAACCAAAACTTGACGTAGGTCGCGGTCGCCGTCAACTCAGCCATACAAACGAAAATCAGGCCAATCCAGTAAGTCCACCCCGTAAAATGGCCGACGCTCGGGCCTAAATAGCGTGAAATAAACGCGACAAATGTATGTTGTGAAGGGTCTGCATAAAACATCTCTCCAATCGCCCGCATCATCAAAAAGAAGAAGAAGCCTAATACTAAGTACACCCACATGACTGACGGACCCGTCTTCGAAATGGTACTCCCTGATCCTAGAAATAATCCTGTCCCAATCGTGCCACCAATAGCAATCATCTGAACGTGCCGGTTACTAAGCGCCCGCACCTTTCTATCCGCGTTAGTTGTTTTCATAAGATCCCTCCACAAATTCTAATGGCTTTGTTGTTAAATCTTAATGTTCCGTCATTATAGCACGGGCCTCACTTTGACTTGGTTTGGATTTTTAAGGACTCCGACGCGAATTCGACGGGATAATGGCGGATTGACTTAATTTTATTAATTTCGTCATCACTCAAAAAGCGCTATCATCGTTGTTATTCAGCGTCTAATCACTAATTTTCTCTTCTCTCCCACTTTTGAATCATCAAATACCAAAAAAACGCCCTAATTAGAATAATCTTCTAATCAGAGCGCCTTATCGACAGTCTATTGCTTAAGTGATATTACGCCGACCACAAAAATCGAATCATGCGTTGGGCCACATTCGGATTCTGATTGAGTGCACAGTGGGCGGCATCCGCACCACTGTAAAAGGCTTCGCGATATTGCGTAAGTTTGCCACGTAACAGGTAGCGAACGGCCCGTGCCGACGCGACACCCACAAAGCCATCGTTGTTATAGCCAGTATTCGTATCACCATACACGTTCAAGAGTTTGACGTGCTGCGGAAAGTTTTTGCGGTATTTCAGCATCGTTGCAAAGTGTTTGGTAAACCGCGTTGGCTTAATTGCCAGTTGGCGTGCCTGCGCCTCCGTTTGCGTATTCAGAAAACCCGTCAGGCCATCGAACGGTCCGGCGATCGTCACTACTTTATGTAACGTTGGCAGGCGTTTATCATGTCCATACTTCAACGCCTGGTTAATAATGTCATTGGCGCCTAACGAATGACCGACCGCATTATACCCCCTTTTAATTGGACCAGGACCTGGTGTAGCCAATAGATTTGTGCCTTTTGTGAGGCGTGATTATCTTGGAACACGACTTGGACCATCGGATTCTTGATTGATCGCTGCCAGTACCCTTTGAACGCCATCACACCGTTCTTGTAAACGTGCACGACGAGCGCCTTTTGGGCTGCACCAGTCTGTTCAGCTTTATGAATTAAATAATTCGTTGAATACGCACCGCCATTATAGCCATGCAGAAAAATCGTCGCCGTCTTCGATTGTTGATATTGTTGCTTGATTCCCCGGACAGAACGCGACGTCAATTGACTCGTTACCTTCGTGATCTTCGTGTCACTGTTGCGCGCACCTAGCAAGACGATGGCCGCCACGATCACAAACGTCAGTAACAGCAACAGCGTCCCCGTTCGCATTTGCTTCACCAAATTTATCGTACCCTTCATTATGTTTAACATGTTTATTTTACGCGTTTGAACGCAAATGACAAACAATCGTTTCCAAACGGATCAACTATCGTACTTATTCATATTCTTTCAGCCCCAAGCTCGTTATAATGGAGGAAGTAGGTTAGCTGATTAACCTAATTAATCGCTTATCATTGACTGGAGGAAATCATGGAAAAACCAACATTTAAATATCCGGATAAGGCGGCGTATGAATTTGTCATCCACGCCTTAGCTGCCAAGGACATCACGCCACTAGAAATCGCCAAGATCACGTATCGGTTACAATCCAAATACGTCCCAGACTTGACGGTGGCCGAATGTGAACAAGAAATCCACGAAGTTTTGCATAAACGGGAATTGCTCAACAACGCGATGGTCGCGCTCGAACTTGACCGCCTCGCTACAGAGGGACAACTCAACGAGCCACTACAATCAATCATCGCCAGTGACGCCGGCGTCTTCGGCGTTGACGAAGGCTTGGCACTCAACATGGCCAACATCTACGGCACGATTGGCGTGACCAATTATGGTTACGTTGATAAAGTCAAAGAAGGCGTAATCAAAAAGCTCGACACGGACAAATCTGGGGTCGTCAACACCTTCATCGACGATTTAGTCGGTTCAATTGCCGCCGCAGCCGCTGCCAAAATCGCCCACAAATACGCTTAACGCTTATTCGACATTTTACGCCCTAATTAAAGCCCCGCTACAAATCATGAATGACTTGTGGCAGGGCTTTTGAGTTAGATTTAGCCATGATTGAAATTGTTCAAGGCGTTTGGGTCAAAAAACGGCCAGCTGAGACCCTGAAGTCGGAGCAAGATGAGCACATGCAGACGAGTATCAGGCCAATCATCAGCGCGCTTCAAATACGACATGGCATATCACACAGCTGCCAAAAGTAATGATGCTGGCCTAACTTAATTCGTCAATATAGTCTCGAAGATAGGTGGTGATGTCGTGGGGTTGGCGCCCGAGAACCTCGGCAGCAGTAGTGGTGACTGCTTTGGCGTTACCGAGTTGTGTGATGAGGTAGAGCATGACCATAACGTTGACGTAGTCCTTCTTCAAGCCACGTTTCAACATTACCCGCCGGAATTTCAGTAAGCTGGGGCGGCTATAAGTCACGGGATGGCCGAAAATCGTGGTCATTTGCGCGGCGATTTCTTGATAAGTCAGTGCCGCGGGGCCGGTGACCGTCAATTTTTGTTGTAGATACTGGTCATTAAGCAAGACAACGCCGGCAATCTCGCCAATATCACGCGTATCGATGAAGCTGGTCTTGGCACGACCGGCTGGAATAAACAAGTCGTGATTCTGCTGAATGTCTTCACGATGCGTCGTGTTCAGGTTTTGCATGAAAAAGCTGGGCCGAATGAACGTGTATGGCAGGCCCAACTCGACAATCATTTTTTCAATCTGATGATGGGGTGTCATCGGATTGTGTTCGACGCCCATCAATGAGACGAACACGACCTGCTTAATATGCTGGTCCTTTAAACAGGTTAAAAATGGCAACATGTCTTCTTTCGGCTTAGCTAACTGTGGTGGTCGAACAAAGAACACCTTCTCGACATCTTGTAAAGCAGGCCGAAACGTCTCCGCATTCAAAAAATCAAATGGTCGTAGCTCGACATCCGGATAGTCAGCTAATTGCCGTTGATCCTTGGCCACATTATGAGCACCTGCGACGACCGTGACCCCTGCTTGTTGATTCAAATATTGAATCAGCGGCAAGCCAATGTTGCCGGTACCACCAATCACTAGAATTTTCATTTGAACGTCTCCCCCTCTAATTTACGTAACAACTGTTGTAGCGTTTGTTGTTCGCTTGCTGTTAATGCCTGCAAACTTAGCGCTAACACCTCGTCACTCACCTGCTGACCTGCGTGTAACGCGACCGTCCCCTCAGACGTCAGTTGTAATAACTTCGCTCGCTGATCGTCTGGATTAGGATGCTGTTCAATAAATTGCTTAGCCGTCAACCGCCGCACGATGCCAGACATCGTCGGCTTATCCATGTCGAGCTGCTGACAAAGCTGGTTAGCCGTTGGCGCAGTCTCCGTTCGTTGTTGCCACAAGTCGATTTGTTGCATGACTGCCCACTGCTGAACCGTCAACCCTTGTGCGAGCAAACGCTGATTCAACTGATACCGCATCTGCTTCGCTAATTGCATGATCAAATATCCCGTATTATTCATTCGTCAGCCGTACCTCCATTTAGTTAGTATGCTAACTAAATGGCTAGCACTTGTCAAATTTATGCAAAACATAAGCGCTTACCTGTTCACATCAGTTTTTTATGACAGATAAGCGCTTATTAAATTTATGAACTTCCCCAAAACGACGGCTACTCTTATGCCATCTGGTGTTGTGCCATTGCTTGCATCTTCAATACGCGTTGATCGCGTGGAATAAACATGCGAATCTCATCCTGGTTAAAACCGCATAACAAACGGTGATCGTCAAAAATAATAGGTCGCCGTAGCAGTTGCGGCGTTTGGCTCAGCACGCGGACCGCCTCACTCAACGACATGTCCTCGATTGGCGTCGTCTTACTGAGTTGATGGTATGCATTAGATTTAGTGCTAATGAGATCATCAATGCCATTATACGTATACTGTAGCAAGTGCTTGATTTCAGCTTCCGTTAACGGCTGCGCGTTCATATTCCGTTCATGAAACGGGATTCGATGCTCTAGTAGCCAGCGGTGGGCCTTGCGACAACTTGCGGTACTTGGTAACACACATAAGTTAATCATAATATTATCCCCAATCTTGCTTGCCTAACAATGCAGCCCCCATTATTGTGCACTGTAATAGTTGACGTCATTAATTAACAACATAATCATAGCAAAATTCACAGCTAATTGCTAGCGTTTTCAAGAAATAATTAAAATAATTTGATGTCCGCAGTTTATTATAAAACTTATATTAAGTTTACCCATACCAATATTTTAATTTTTGGTCGTCGTTGCCGGTAGCTTACCACTAGCAAGTAGGTATTCTTGGAGGACCACTGCTTGGTTGTGAGTCTCGTCCTTAGCACCGAACAATAAAATCACCGGTTGTTTCGCCAATTGTTCAGCCACTTGCCGAATAAAGTCGGGCGTAATTGGGTTGGCATCCAGCTCTGCTTGATACTTTTTGACAAATTCAGGATACTTTTCTGGATCATGATTAAACCACTTCCGCAATTCCGTTGACGGTCCGATTTCTTTGACCCAATCATCTAGTTGCGCGTTGACCTTCGAGATACCACGTGGCCATAGCCGGTCGACCAGCAGCCGATAACCATCCGTATCCACGGGTTTCGTATAGATTCGTTCTAACTTCAATTGCATCTTCATCCGCTCCTTTATAAGTCTCATCAACCACACTAATCTAAGCGTTTATCCGCCTTCATTATAACGCAGTTCGTTCGTTAATTAACCACCCAAAAATCCAACACTTACCAGCATAGACATGTATGTATTGTGCTAGTTATTCTTAGGCATTAAAACGTACCAATTCTTAAGTTCAAAGTCAGCCAGCTGAAACCCGCTGGGAACAGTGCGAGTTAGCGTAAACTTTCTGTTGTAGCTGCGTCCTAGTCCGGCTTCCAGGCATTCTGGGCAATGGCCGGAACGTGGTGGACACAGATTTAAGCCGATAAATCACGTCTTAAATACTGGTCTTTCACTAACCAAGCACAAGACGCTTGCTAAGTGAAATTTCACCACTGGGCCTTGCCCAGAATACCTTCCAGCCGGGATCCTATTCGAAAGGCGGATGTGTGCGGACCCAATTTTAAATGAACTGGTCGTTGATACTTGGTATACAGCCATTTTGACATTCCGCTGTAAGACTGGCCAATTTCTAGGTCAACTTGTCATATTTCGATTCTACAAAGAATCACAATACTGAACGTTGTCTGGATTTGTCTAATCGTCTGAGCCGGCAAAGTCTGTATGTTAAACTCAAGGCAATTCTATCGACTAAATTCAAGGTTTGTCACCATTGTAATTAGTGAACAATCTTCACGCCATCTTACCAACATTTAAATGCTACAAATCAGTATAATATTGGTTTAAAAGTTTGCTCAAAGGACCAGTCATCCAATGTTCAGTGGTCAATTGCACCCAGATAGGTGACCGTTCATCCGCCATTCGAGCGGGTTCCCGACTGTAGGGGCCGGCTGACAATGCTCAAGGGCGAAGTTCTTCTTGTCCGTGTGGTCTTCCCGGGCTAGAAGAAGACTCGTATTTGAAATTGCGCAGTGGTCTTCTGCGTGAGTTCAAATCGATGTCCGCCCTGTTCCAGCGTTGTCAGCCGGCCCCGGAAGTCGGACTAGGGCGCGCATCGGCTGACGAACAGGAATCCACCAACTGGCATGATTTAATCAGCTTTAATGCTAAAGAATAACTAGCACACTGCGTACATGTATAACCTGACCCAGCTAACCCCAATAAAACCGCAAAAAAATAGCGCTAAGAATTACCATGAATTCTTAGCGCAACTTTGTGGTGTTTCAGCTGTGGCTCTAGCCTTCACCAACGACAACTTCAACTTGCCCCCGTTTGGGAACAAAATTAATGTTATAAATCGGTTCACGAAGGACTTTCTCATATTCTTCCAAAACATCTTGTGGTAGTGGCGTGTGTGCGGCCAATGCCTGCATGAGGTCATCGACAGAGTAGATATTTTCCATATCAATAAAAATCCGCATGTTCCCCACCACATCATTGAGTAGTTCGGTTAAAATCGCATTGGGCTTGCCATTGCCGTCCGTGACAACGACTTGGTTACTGTCAACTTCTTTATGGTCTATCTTGGTTAGCTTAACAATATCGAATACATTCAGCATGCGCGACCCTCCGTCACAATATTAATTTGGCTATATTCTACCACAACCATAGCATATCTGAGGGCTGAAAGGTATTTAATGTTTACGGAATCAATCACTCAAATATCGCGTAAAAATCTTCTCCTGGACCTTAGGCATCGGTAATTGCTGCCGTTCTGCAGTTGTCACCGCCTTGCCCGCAAAGTATGCTAAGTCACCTAACATAACTTCGCCACCCACCCCTTGGATCGTCCATTTTTGGTGGGTAAACGTATGGGTCACGGGGCGTTTGTCCAGATAGTGCGCCGTCAAAGTTAAGCGATACTCTTGTTTAAAATAGGTCTCGACTGCCGCAACTAAATCAGCCGGCTGATAATCCTCATCCAAGTCCAGCTCTTCAATTGGAATCAAGGGAACCGTCCATAGATTTGCTAACATACCATTGCTGGGCCGCTGCGTCATCAACCAGTGGTCCTGCATTTGAGCGAGCACCGCGACGTAAGCGATTGGCTTGGGCCGGGGCTTCTTCGTCTTGACGGGATACGC encodes:
- the nhaC gene encoding Na+/H+ antiporter NhaC, whose product is MNKTTEPQISTLEAVIVLLVVLGIMSAGVIGWGLSPQVPVLLAMGVVTAWAMLRGFPWSAVNAGIKEGIDKGIVPIFIFILIGAMISTWIAAGTIPTLMVIGFKIINIQWFLPSVFIVCTLVGAAVGSAFTVTSTVGIAFFGMGVTMNLNPALVAGAIISGGIFGDKLSPLSETNNLASAVVDTDLFTHIKHLLWSTLPAGLISLGLFAMLGHSNTGTSLAKINQTVAVLNGHFSISALALLPIVLVFVCAGFKMPAIPTMLLNIFVSAGLILFEQPGMSMKKLTAIINTGFVSKTGNTSVDTLLSRGGIVSMMSMVALIVVTLSLGGLLVKFGLINQIMTPVAKHLNSDGKLVLAGVLTCIGVNVFVGEQFLSIILPGRAFRKAFNDGGLSGNALGRVLEDGGTVINYLVPWGVGGVFLTTTLGVPTVQYLPFVFFSLLCPVISVISGFTGIGMAHLKQRSTVKAEHATTAQA
- a CDS encoding MarR family winged helix-turn-helix transcriptional regulator; this translates as MNNTGYLIMQLAKQMRYQLNQRLLAQGLTVQQWAVMQQIDLWQQRTETAPTANQLCQQLDMDKPTMSGIVRRLTAKQFIEQHPNPDDQRAKLLQLTSEGTVALHAGQQVSDEVLALSLQALTASEQQTLQQLLRKLEGETFK
- a CDS encoding SDR family oxidoreductase produces the protein MKILVIGGTGNIGLPLIQYLNQQAGVTVVAGAHNVAKDQRQLADYPDVELRPFDFLNAETFRPALQDVEKVFFVRPPQLAKPKEDMLPFLTCLKDQHIKQVVFVSLMGVEHNPMTPHHQIEKMIVELGLPYTFIRPSFFMQNLNTTHREDIQQNHDLFIPAGRAKTSFIDTRDIGEIAGVVLLNDQYLQQKLTVTGPAALTYQEIAAQMTTIFGHPVTYSRPSLLKFRRVMLKRGLKKDYVNVMVMLYLITQLGNAKAVTTTAAEVLGRQPHDITTYLRDYIDELS
- a CDS encoding DUF488 domain-containing protein; this translates as MQLKLERIYTKPVDTDGYRLLVDRLWPRGISKVNAQLDDWVKEIGPSTELRKWFNHDPEKYPEFVKKYQAELDANPITPDFIRQVAEQLAKQPVILLFGAKDETHNQAVVLQEYLLASGKLPATTTKN
- a CDS encoding amino acid permease; protein product: MKTTNADRKVRALSNRHVQMIAIGGTIGTGLFLGSGSTISKTGPSVMWVYLVLGFFFFLMMRAIGEMFYADPSQHTFVAFISRYLGPSVGHFTGWTYWIGLIFVCMAELTATATYVKFWLPNVPAWLIEISFLLILAAVNLTAARLFGEAEFWFAMIKIVAIVALIVTGIFMMVGHHPTPLGQASIGNLFHNYQLFPHGMANFISAFPMVFFAFQGIEFVSITIGEAKNPHRVIKKAVNETLLRILLFYIGALIVIMGIIPWTSLSPDSSPFVQVFKLAGYPAAAAIINFVVLTSAASSLNSCLFSAGRHFYQLATEMPATSRMRQWFGTISKSGVPAAAIVLSAVLVLVTPVMSLSAATTAVFTIVTGISSDMYLIVYTLAMVAHRKYRLSNDYLEDGFKMPAYRITSPLTIAFFVLIFASLFFIQADIIGAVGAIVWTLLFGTVTTVHQARLRAVARE
- a CDS encoding alpha/beta hydrolase; the protein is MKYGHDKRLPTLHKVVTIAGPFDGLTGFLNTQTEAQARQLAIKPTRFTKHFATMLKYRKNFPQHVKLLNVYGDTNTGYNNDGFVGVASARAVRYLLRGKLTQYREAFYSGADAAHCALNQNPNVAQRMIRFLWSA
- a CDS encoding phosphatidylglycerophosphatase A family protein, encoding MEKPTFKYPDKAAYEFVIHALAAKDITPLEIAKITYRLQSKYVPDLTVAECEQEIHEVLHKRELLNNAMVALELDRLATEGQLNEPLQSIIASDAGVFGVDEGLALNMANIYGTIGVTNYGYVDKVKEGVIKKLDTDKSGVVNTFIDDLVGSIAAAAAAKIAHKYA
- a CDS encoding Spx/MgsR family RNA polymerase-binding regulatory protein — its product is MINLCVLPSTASCRKAHRWLLEHRIPFHERNMNAQPLTEAEIKHLLQYTYNGIDDLISTKSNAYHQLSKTTPIEDMSLSEAVRVLSQTPQLLRRPIIFDDHRLLCGFNQDEIRMFIPRDQRVLKMQAMAQHQMA
- a CDS encoding alpha/beta hydrolase, producing the protein MRTGTLLLLLTFVIVAAIVLLGARNSDTKITKVTSQLTSRSVRGIKQQYQQSKTATIFLHGYNGGAYSTNYLIHKAEQTGAAQKALVVHVYKNGVMAFKGYWQRSIKNPMVQVVFQDNHASQKAQIYWLHQVLVQLKGGIMRSVIR